The Mobula birostris isolate sMobBir1 chromosome 1, sMobBir1.hap1, whole genome shotgun sequence sequence atacttactaatccaacttaccaccccatcacccagatcattaatatatatgacaaacaacattggacccagtatagatccctgaggcacaccactagtcaccagctaccaatctgacaaacagttatccaccactactctctggcatctcccatccagccactgctgaatccgttTTGCtaattcaatattaatacctagcAGTTGAACCTTCCTatctaaccttccgtgtggatccttgtcaaaggccttactgaagtccctatagacaacatccaccgctttaccctcatcaactttcctagtaaccttatcaaaaaattcaataagatttgtcaaacgtgaccttccatgcacaaatccatgttgactgttcctaatcagaccctgtctatccagataattatatataccatctctaagagtactttccatcaatttacccaccacggacgtcaaactcacaggccgatagttgccaggtttactcttagaaccttttttaaacaatggaacagcatgagcaatacgccaatcctccggcaccatcccgtttctaatgacatttgaaatatttctgaaatatttgAAATTACGTAGAGGCAGTGAAAGCATTTGCTGACAAGGAgaaggctgtcaagcaaacaagtacagggaataataaacccgTGAACTGTGAGGGTTGTAATGTGATAAATAAGGACACACTAATTATGAGTAAGAAGGATTTCgtactgtttatggtagatgcaattaactATTCAGTGCAAACAGACAAAAGAACCGAAAAAATTAAGAtaatcaagtctgcagaaaaatatcttggtATTACAGGGCTTAGGTGGAAAGCAGTCAAAGAtacgctgaatggaggatcaaacagttcacaggcaggaaaGGCAGGAAATTAATGGCTGTATGTAtatattacaagggaatgcaaggAGTCTTATCGCAAATGAATCAAAAATTTATGAAATATATACCAGAATGTAAGGAAAAAACCTCAGATTTTATGTTACAAGAAACATGGTTGAAACCCAGGATAAATGTGCAGAGCTCCATcaacaaatagaagtactcaAAAAGAACAATTGAGAGTTGGAAAAGAGATTGGATGAAACAGTAGTGCATTTAAAGGAGACGGTTTCTGAAAAAGATGCTTGTTGTCAaaaattcagtgacttggaaaacaGATTAAAGATGGAGGAACTTATTCCAAAGTTACAAAaggaaaaaggaatttgttgcaaagtgaattatctacattcggattataaaatgaaaacatggaaacaaTTGAGGAAGAACTTCAAGATCTCAATAAACAACTACCGGCTTTGATTCAAGAAAAGGAAATCTTGGAaatagcagatagacttggaaaacaaCAATTTTAAATATTAAGCATGCGATAATGAATATTCTCAAGCAAGAAGCTTTTAGTTTTACAAATAGTTCAAATGAAATTAATGTAATTTGAGGCAATGCAATTATTTGGAAACCACATgacaaaatttgagaaggaaaacaaTCTGCGGCATTGCTATTTAATGAGCACATACAGCATTTGCAAGCGgaattataattaattatacGTCCTGCTGAGGGCAGTAATACGCTTAGATGTGTTTAAACTGCCGGAAGAAGAAGAACAAGAACATCATCATCATcccactgctggtgagtcagtatctggGCAAAAACTAcagcatgaagacaaaagaacactctaagcaactccttgaaaaggttattgaaaagcacaagtcaggagatggatacaagaaaatttccaagtcaacGAATATCCATTGGAGAACAGTTAAGTTGATCATTATGAAATGGAAGGAGTATGGCACAACTGTAAATCTGcatagagcaggccgtcctcaaaagcTGAGTGTCCATATAAGAaggagactagtgagggaggccaccaggagatcTATGAAACCTCTGGAAGGGTTAcaggcttcagtggctgagatgggagagactaacATACAACACTTGTtgtccgggtgcttcaccagttgcggTTTTATGGGagtgtggcaaagagaaagccactgttgaagaaAACTcttatgaaatctcagctagattttgccaaaaggcatgtgggagactctgaagtcagaaggttgcatggtctgatgaaaccaaaaattacctttttggccatcagactaaaagcTATGTTTGATGTAAGCCAAACATCAcacgtcatcaaaaacacactatgAAGTATGGTGGTAACTGCATCGTGCTGTGGGTTGTCTTCACTGCaacagcaggccctggaaagcttgtgaaggtagagggtaaaatgaatgcagcaaaatacagggaaatattggtggaaatcctgatgcagtctgcaagagaactgcaacttgggagaagatttgttttccagcaagacaatgaccccaaggataaagccaaagctacacaggagtggctttaaaacaacaaagttaatgtcctggagtgaccaagttggagtctagacctcaatccaattgagaagtTCAGCTGGATTTGAAAGTGTTCTTCACtgatgatccccatgcaatctgacagatcttgagcagttttgtaaagaatggggaaaattgcagtgttcagatgtgcaaagatggtagagacctatccacacagactcaaggctgaaaTTGCtatcaaaggtgcatctactaaatactgacttgaagagggcaagtaattatgcaattaatttctttgtgtttaataattgtaataaatttagaccaatttgtagaaagctGTTTTCACTTCAACACGAAAGTTTTTTTTGATCAGTGCTAAAAAAACCAAATAATTTATATTATTAAACAATATACATGTAATGGCCACTTTACTAGATACACCTATACATCatattgttaatgcaaatatctaatcagccaatcatgtggcagcaacacaatgcataataGCATGCTTACATGGActgttcagttgctgttcagaccaaacatcagaatggggaagaaatgtgatcaaagtgattttgactgtggagtagtttttggtgccagacggggtattttgagtatctcagaaactgctggcttcctgggatttttacacacaagaGTTTCTTGAATttgcagaaaatggtgcaaaaagacaaaaaatatcctgtgagtggcagttctgtggacgaaaacaccttattaatgagagagatcagagaagaatggccagacttgttcaagTTGAGAGGAGGGCGACAGTTGCTCAAATATCCACATGTTACAGTAGTggagagcatccctgaatgcacatgtcaaaccttgaagtggatgggctacagcagcagaagactataaacatatacactcaatggccactttattaggtacaggagatacctgcTAGAGTGGCCACAGGGCGTACATAAAAGATTTGGCTGAAGGAACTAAATGTAACATtttcaagttttctgatgatgCACTGTGGGGGGATCCATGTGTGATGTGAACTGTGTGATTTACACAATTTGGAAGGGTGGGcaaacagaattagaatcagcaaacacgaggaattctgcagatgctggaaattcaagcaacatacatcaaagttgctggtgaacgcagcaggccaggcagcatctctaggaagaggtacagtcgatgtttcgggccgagacccttcgtcaggactaactgaaggaagaactagtaagagatttgagagagggagggggagatccaaaatgataggagaagacaggagggggagggatggagccaagagctggacagttgattggcaaaaaggatatggacggatcatgggacaggaggcccagggagaaggaaaagggggagggggggaaaacccagaggatgggcaaggggtatagtcagagggacagggggagaagaaggagagagagagagaaagaatgtgtgtatataaataatggatggagtacgagggggaggtggggcattagcggaagtttgagaagtcaatgttcatgccagcaggttggagactacccaaacggaatataaggtgttgttcctccaacctgagtgtggcttcagggcctcctctactgtagtgctcctgatgtggccttctatatattggcgagacctgacgcaaactgggagatcgttttgctgaacacctacgctctgtccgccagagaaagcaggatctcccagtggccacacattttaattccacatcccattccgatatgtttatccacggcctcctctactgtaaagatgaagccacactcagattggaggaacaacaccttatattccgtctgggtagcctccaacctgatggcatgaacattgacttctcaaacttctgctaatgctccacctccccctcgtaccccatccgttatttatttatttatatacacacactcattcattctttctctcactctcctttttctccctctgactacagcccttgcccatccttgggtttcccccctccccccttttcttctccctgggcctcctgtcccatgatcctctcgtatcccatttgccaatcacctgtccagctcttggctctatccctccccctcctgtcttctcctatcattttggatctccccctccccctcccactttcaaatctcttactaactcttctttcagttagtcctgacgaagggtctcggcctgaaacgttgactgtacctcttcctagagatgctgcctggcctgctgcattcaccagaattagaatcaggtttaatatcactggcagatgctgtgaaatttgttgtttagcagcagcagtacttagcaatacataataaaagctataaattacaataagtgggTACGTGTGTATATATAATATGTAAGTAGTTAtaagtaaattaaataagtagtgaaaagAGTAAATAAAAATACTGTTGAAGTGTTCATAGGTTTAttatccgttcagaaatctgatggcagacgggatgaagctgctcctgaaacgttgagtgtgtgtcttcaggctcctgtaacacctccttgatggtagcaatgagaagagggcatgtcctgtatgATGGGGGTTTCTtcatgacggatgctgcctttttgcagCATTGCCTTTTAAGGTGTTATGGATGTTGTGGAGGCTATTGCCCTTGATGGAGGCCGCTGAGtttccaactttctgcagctcttttctgatcctgtacaatggcccctccgtaccagacagtgatgcaaacagttagaatgttctccgcAGTGTatgtgtagaaatttgcgagtgtctttggtaacatatcaattctcctgaaactcctaatgaaatatagcctgtTCTTTTAGCTGCTCACCTGATGTACAGCAAGTTGTAATAAGTTAGTGCCAATCCTGATCTACTTTAGCTTGCTGCTAATATTCTGTCCAATCTTCAATTAAACAGCCAACTGCTACAGGCTTCTGTACTTATTCAAATTTCCTGTCTGACAATTTTCCTTGAGCAATCTTCTAAAGGACTTCCCTTGTGGTTTTCCCCTCGCTACCAGTATGGCCAGAATACTCTCAGTGTAGTGGTCACTTCCCCATTTCATGTTTTATGAGGAGCCCTCTCCAATCAAAACAATCCAAATTTTCCTGATGAATCCAACTGAATTCTTATTTCTGGATTAATATCAACTACCTACCTAGCCTCAGTTCTCTCTGCACTTCACCAAACCTGCTCAAGCCTCCCACTGACTCATTGGAAAGATTTATCCTCAAGCCCACACCAGGACTGCCAATTTATGTTGCAAATACTCACTCTCAACATAGTATATAAAGAACATTGAAGAGCAAATTTATATTTGTAGCAAAAATAATCTCCATTGCTGTTTGGTTTCAGAGAATAAATAGAGGTTATTTACACTGATTGTACCAGCAACAGAAAATGTAACTTGAATTAAGGCACAAAGCTTGAACAGAAACGTAAGAAGTTATTTTTCACAATATAACATTATTTCCATAAGTAGGCTTGAAGCTCAATTGTTGCAATAGATACGAGGCTGAAAATCAGGAAGGAATGAGAGAAATTATGGGAAAAAAGGGGATTAAAGAGCAGTTCTGATTTGGACCCAACTCTGGGTGAGCAAGGTGCCTTGTGTTCAAAATGCCATTGCTTTAGGGTCTCACCATTGCTATAACTGGGTTGGTGCAGTTCATTTTGATGGTATTTATTTTCCTTTGGTCTAGCAATATAGACATTTGTTTTCTTGTGTTTTATTGATAAGTCAAAACCCCAATTTTTGGGGGAAAAATATTAGCAATTGAAAGCTATGGAGGTATAGTCCTGTGAGTGCTTTTATCAGGTGGAATATCTGCCAATAAATTCAGGGGTCTTTCATTTAAGAGAATAATTATTTATCACAGACTCTGTAGAAAATTGTTTTAAATCACAATCATTGAGCTTTGTTCAGTCACTGTATGAGTCGAGCATTGCATTCCATGAATGGTCCTGGCACCTGATTCATCATCCAGATCTGAAGGAGTGACTCTAATGGACATGTTGGAAGATGGATTTGTAATGGCCCAAAGAACACCTTAATGAGATTGTGCATTCCTTGTGGTAAATAATGCTAAGGATTTTTTTCCCCTGGGTGTCCAGTGATTCAGAAGTTCTATGTCTTACAAAGAGTGAGTTAGAATGGAAGAAAAATCTGTCATCACTAGATATACTGTCCTCCAAATACACTTTCTGTGTGGCTTTGAGCCAAACCAAAGTGGCTCTGATTTCACATTGATCCTTTTTGGGATGATGAGTGCATAGCAAGGGATCAAGAAAACCTAGGCCCTTAAAAGGAAAAGATATTGCAAGCACAAACTAGGACAGTCATATTAATTGCAAATCATGGCAGCTATGCCCAAAATTCATTTGCTACTGCATACTCTTAATTTAGATATCCCTGTGTGTGCATTTCCATCAATTGATGATAGTGGTTCAAGTACAAATGAATGACTTCTGGGGATATTTTGAGGCCATTTAAGACTCAGCCTCATTCCTGTAGTTTttaagtaatacacacaaaaagtgctggagaaactcagcaagtcaggcagcatctatggaggagacttgccacctctcagcttctcacattATTGCCTGATCATCCACCCACTAACCTTCCCTTCATCAGGTCTCCCTTATTGCCTGCCTGCTTATACTTCTTCCCCTGCCCTGATCTCCCTATTCTGGcatctctcccctttctttccagttctaTTGACAGTTCTCAGTtggaaacttcaactgtttattcccttctatagatgctgtctgacttactgagttcttgcagcattttgtgtgtgttattcaagatttccagcatctgcagaatctcttgtttctgTAGTTCATAAGTCATTTATATATCAGACTTGGGAGAAGACCACAGTTTACCTTCCCCAAAGGACATTACTGAAACAGACAGGTATTTAGTAATTTTGTTAGCACTGTTAGTAGTTATAATTTTCAGAACTAATTTAAAATTTCCTAGATGCTGTGGTGGCATTAGACATTGTGTTTACAAATCTCTAGCCATTAGTCTTTGGCCATTTAGCCATTATGTTAGGGTTTCTGTAGCGAGCAGCACTGAAAGTACATTGAACTCAAGAATTGAAACGTTTCAGGAGATTGGCTCCCTGTCAGCTTCTCGACCAATTGCAAGGCCAGCATTTCCTTCCCATCCCCAATTCCCCTGGAGAATGTGGGTGAGTCACTTTCATGACTCACCCACATTAAGTCCATTTGTGAAGGACCTTCACCAGTGGCTGTTCGGTGGGATTCTGGAACCTGTACCAAGTGGATATTAAGGGCTGCACTCGCCTGTAATGGAAACATTCTTGGCTTAATTTGAAAAGGAAATAGGTGAAAAGTCAAATATTCTACAAGTCCCTTCCCTTCTGCTATGGGATCACTAGTTCATTCAATGGGATGTAACGTGGCTTCTTTAATTATAATAGGCAGATTAAATATATTAGTCTGCTAAATGTTACTCTGATTaggttttaaatatttaaaagttTATAGTTTTTAATAGATGTCCTCTTTTGATATGAATGTGCATTTTGTGTTGATATAGTACTGACTGACTATGTTTATTCAGCTCCTGAACTGACAGAGAGGCAAGGACATAAAGAGCCATCCACTGACGTGCAAAGCCTAAAAATCCAGCAGTTGGAATATGAAGTACAACGCCTTAACCAGGTTCTGGAAAAACTGCAGGCATCAATGACGGGGCTTGGTGACAGTCTGAGGAACAGTGTCCAGGAAGATACCAGCAAAACACTTGCCACATTGTTGAATAACCTGAGACTCTCTGGCAGTGCTGTTGGCTTTGAGAGTGTCCATGGTTCAACTGTCCATGAGAATGCAGATACATTCCATCAATCAGGAATGGGTGAAATGATGTCTAAAATAACAGAGGTTAAGGAAACATTAAAGACTAAGAGTGATATGCTCGACGAACTACATGGAATGGTGAGTGGGCATGACGGACAACTGAAGCAGCTAATGGAAGCAGTTCAAGGGCCTATTGCTACCTATTCTCCATTTTCCAATGGAGACTTTTATCAATCTTATATTGATAGCAAATTTGAAACGCTGAAGGAAGAGATGATGGTTGGCATTGACATGAAATTTGCAGATATGAagaattcctgtgagtacaggttAATGTCTCTCAAAGAACAATGTGAAGAAAATGAGCTGCAGTATGAAAACATGGAGAAATTGCTTCATGAGAAAGAGGATGAACTGAGAAAGGAGATGAGtggcatcagaaaacttctgcagGAATCACCAGGCCAGTACAACTGCTGTGTTTCTACAAGCACTTTAAAACGCCAATTGAATAACATGAATAAAAAGATCTCCAGAGTAACCGACGCAAACATAGTGTTAAATGCTAGAATGGATAATGAACTGGAGCGCTTTACAACCCTTAATCTGGAAAATATTTTTGCTGAGAGACTAGAAGAAATTGAATCTAGAATGAATGTAACTGAGAGAAATGCTGAAGAGCATTGTTTTTATATTGAGTATACTCTGAGAGGACTCATTGAAAGTGAAATTGATGGTGTGAAGGATTTGCTAAAGAAGCAGCTCCAGGTGTTACAGAACAAACATGATGAAGATTTGGCAGGACTTGGCAATACAACTTTAACTGCTGCATATGGCAGTGAGCTGGAATCATTACTTCAGCATGATCTGAATTCAAGTAACGTGATGGAGCATCTTGAGAATAGGTTGCAGGAGATAGAGAGTGTCTGCCAGAGTGGTTGTATATCTGATCCAAGGGAGATGAACAACATCAAAAAGGATTTAGAAACCTGCAAGGACAATTACAAGGAGCTATTATTAAAAACTAAACAAAACTCAATTCTTGTTACATCGCTTAATGGTACAATTCATGAAGGTTTTAAGAAGGTGGAAGAAAACACAGACTTAGAAATGATGCACAAAGAAATTAACAAACTAAAACTTGCAATAAACACTGTTGAAAATACTGTACAAACACAATGGGAAGGTCTGAATAAGAGTACCGAAGCACTCGTAACCATCGAGTCCACGTTAATGAAGAAGCAGCAGGAGTGTCTGGATAAAATTTACAAACTGCAGGAaacagacaggaacttggaaatgcagctgcacaggaatgaaagTCAGTTAGACGAAGTGAAGGCACAGCTGGAGCAGTTAACAGGTCAGATGGCTAAAGACATTAATAAG is a genomic window containing:
- the LOC140196558 gene encoding EMILIN-2-like isoform X2; its protein translation is MAGRLAESEAIFLSWSLILSSLLVSDVQATLSSASYNLYSSRFAPDYSAYRAPGRGKNWCAYIMKKNVTCSVVDGAQSYIKADYQPCPWGLANCPSVVVYRTHFRPTYKISYKVVTQLAWRCCPGFKGEDCKDGLSTRTAVSPLPSSDPRKRNLTPELTERQGHKEPSTDVQSLKIQQLEYEVQRLNQVLEKLQASMTGLGDSLRNSVQEDTSKTLATLLNNLRLSGSAVGFESVHGSTVHENADTFHQSGMGEMMSKITEVKETLKTKSDMLDELHGMVSGHDGQLKQLMEAVQGPIATYSPFSNGDFYQSYIDSKFETLKEEMMVGIDMKFADMKNSCEYRLMSLKEQCEENELQYENMEKLLHEKEDELRKEMSGIRKLLQESPGQYNCCVSTSTLKRQLNNMNKKISRVTDANIVLNARMDNELERFTTLNLENIFAERLEEIESRMNVTERNAEEHCFYIEYTLRGLIESEIDGVKDLLKKQLQVLQNKHDEDLAGLGNTTLTAAYGSELESLLQHDLNSSNVMEHLENRLQEIESVCQSGCISDPREMNNIKKDLETCKDNYKELLLKTKQNSILVTSLNGTIHEGFKKVEENTDLEMMHKEINKLKLAINTVENTVQTQWEGLNKSTEALVTIESTLMKKQQECLDKIYKLQETDRNLEMQLHRNESQLDEVKAQLEQLTVERGQAGPPGTPESSQLPSKTAKFRPATGTSRGVLREVGYAGPPGSADTSDNDDSHRKEQQSTPPPYGENGVTKSTVVPKHVAFSVGLTRKPFIGNSGVIRFDKVLVNDGHHYDTNTGIFTAPFEGQYLITAVLAPQRNEHIEAILSVSNQSIMQMDTSGYQIELLESQRPFVRREICGGVGTFTLILNLKVGDEVSVIVIDGKLVNTDEMYSAFSGTLLYETSPQS
- the LOC140196558 gene encoding EMILIN-2-like isoform X1, which gives rise to MAGRLAESEAIFLSWSLILSSLLVSDVQATLSSASYNLYSSRFAPDYSAYRAPGRGKNWCAYIMKKNVTCSVVDGAQSYIKADYQPCPWGLANCPSVVVYRTHFRPTYKISYKVVTQLAWRCCPGFKGEDCKDGLSTRTAVSPLPSSDPRKRNLTPELTERQGHKEPSTDVQSLKIQQLEYEVQRLNQVLEKLQASMTGLGDSLRNSVQEDTSKTLATLLNNLRLSGSAVGFESVHGSTVHENADTFHQSGMGEMMSKITEVKETLKTKSDMLDELHGMVSGHDGQLKQLMEAVQGPIATYSPFSNGDFYQSYIDSKFETLKEEMMVGIDMKFADMKNSCEYRLMSLKEQCEENELQYENMEKLLHEKEDELRKEMSGIRKLLQESPGQYNCCVSTSTLKRQLNNMNKKISRVTDANIVLNARMDNELERFTTLNLENIFAERLEEIESRMNVTERNAEEHCFYIEYTLRGLIESEIDGVKDLLKKQLQVLQNKHDEDLAGLGNTTLTAAYGSELESLLQHDLNSSNVMEHLENRLQEIESVCQSGCISDPREMNNIKKDLETCKDNYKELLLKTKQNSILVTSLNGTIHEGFKKVEENTDLEMMHKEINKLKLAINTVENTVQTQWEGLNKSTEALVTIESTLMKKQQECLDKIYKLQETDRNLEMQLHRNESQLDEVKAQLEQLTGQMAKDINKCKHNTQGIQKEVSHIDSKIAHIENVCSKLDNISGSLQWIKDGLNKHVSSLWNCVHQINKTVKSHTADIVTLKNAGVRFRTQVPKTAYKVDALPVQPIPVERGQAGPPGTPESSQLPSKTAKFRPATGTSRGVLREVGYAGPPGSADTSDNDDSHRKEQQSTPPPYGENGVTKSTVVPKHVAFSVGLTRKPFIGNSGVIRFDKVLVNDGHHYDTNTGIFTAPFEGQYLITAVLAPQRNEHIEAILSVSNQSIMQMDTSGYQIELLESQRPFVRREICGGVGTFTLILNLKVGDEVSVIVIDGKLVNTDEMYSAFSGTLLYETSPQS